In Paenibacillus guangzhouensis, a single window of DNA contains:
- a CDS encoding FAD-dependent oxidoreductase has protein sequence MRKEMHADIIIVGGGTGGTAAALAAAKSGKRVIMTEETEWIGGQLTSQAVPPDEHPWIESFGCTASYRAFRDGVRQYYRTFFPLKDNGRGTVPLNPGGGIVSRLCHEPRAALAVLERMLAPYIHSGRLMILYRHKLLRAETSGDRIVSVTMQCSVTGDLTELIAPFYLDATECGDLLPAAGIEYITGAESQSQTGEPHAVVGEAQPMDMQGFTWCYALDYAQGEDHTIDKPEQYSFWRDYKPAFWPDHLLSLTGVKPSTMEPVSYELFPGFGKFSLYEYRQILNPSLFRDGLFDSPVTLVNWPQNDYWLGPVIDVSEEERNRHLYGAQQLSLSLLYWLQTEAPRRDGGQGYPGLRLRPDVVGTRDGLAMYPYIRESRRIQAEFTVLEQHVATDCRPDGRAETFHDSVGIGCYRIDLHPSTGGQPYIDISSVPFQIPLGSLVPKRITNMLAACKNIGVTHITNGCYRLHPVEWNIGEAAGYCASYCLDRGLIPSAVRNNKTELVDFQRRLSQAGIELTWPSIHSV, from the coding sequence ATGCGTAAAGAAATGCATGCCGATATCATCATTGTCGGAGGCGGAACCGGCGGTACGGCCGCGGCGCTCGCGGCGGCCAAATCCGGAAAAAGAGTGATTATGACGGAAGAGACCGAATGGATCGGTGGTCAGCTGACCAGCCAAGCGGTGCCACCCGATGAGCACCCATGGATCGAATCGTTCGGCTGCACGGCAAGCTATCGAGCGTTCCGGGATGGCGTGCGCCAATACTACAGAACCTTTTTTCCTTTAAAGGATAACGGGCGAGGCACTGTTCCGCTGAACCCCGGCGGCGGCATCGTCAGCAGACTTTGCCATGAGCCACGCGCAGCGCTGGCCGTGCTGGAGCGAATGCTGGCGCCCTACATCCACAGCGGACGTTTGATGATTTTGTACCGGCATAAACTGCTGCGGGCCGAAACGTCCGGTGACCGGATCGTGAGCGTCACCATGCAATGCAGCGTCACCGGTGATTTGACTGAGCTCATCGCGCCTTTTTACCTGGATGCCACGGAATGCGGCGACCTTCTTCCCGCAGCAGGCATCGAATACATAACAGGAGCAGAGTCCCAAAGCCAGACAGGTGAGCCGCATGCCGTGGTAGGGGAGGCACAGCCAATGGATATGCAGGGCTTTACCTGGTGTTATGCGCTGGATTATGCACAAGGTGAAGATCACACAATCGACAAACCGGAGCAGTATTCCTTTTGGCGCGACTACAAGCCGGCGTTTTGGCCAGATCATCTGCTCAGCCTGACCGGTGTCAAACCGTCAACGATGGAGCCTGTCTCCTACGAGCTGTTTCCCGGCTTCGGGAAGTTTTCGCTATACGAATACCGCCAAATTTTGAATCCCTCCCTGTTCCGGGATGGACTGTTCGACAGCCCTGTCACGCTCGTGAACTGGCCGCAGAACGATTACTGGCTCGGACCGGTCATCGACGTAAGCGAAGAAGAACGAAATCGCCATCTGTATGGAGCACAGCAGTTGAGCCTCTCCCTGCTCTATTGGCTTCAGACGGAGGCTCCCCGTCGGGACGGGGGACAGGGCTATCCCGGCCTTCGCCTTCGCCCAGATGTCGTCGGCACAAGAGACGGACTGGCAATGTATCCGTATATCCGCGAATCCAGACGGATTCAAGCGGAATTTACGGTGCTTGAGCAGCATGTAGCCACCGACTGCCGTCCAGACGGACGAGCGGAGACGTTCCACGATTCGGTGGGCATCGGCTGCTACCGCATCGATCTGCATCCGAGCACCGGCGGCCAGCCTTACATCGACATCTCCTCCGTGCCCTTCCAAATTCCGCTCGGCAGCCTTGTCCCGAAACGGATCACGAATATGCTGGCCGCCTGCAAAAATATCGGGGTCACCCATATTACGAACGGCTGCTACCGTCTCCATCCCGTGGAGTGGAACATCGGAGAAGCCGCGGGATACTGTGCGAGCTACTGTCTCGACCGCGGGCTTATTCCTTCCGCCGTGCGGAACAACAAGACCGAGCTGGTCGATTTTCAGCGGCGGCTCAGCCAAGCGGGCATCGAGCTCACGTGGCCGTCCATTCACTCGGTTTGA
- the add gene encoding adenosine deaminase, giving the protein MNFLALPKIELHCHLDGSLRGETIIDIAQKDGIPLPTFDKDELQKELIAPLECESLDEYLKRFSLPNLVMQSKENLRRITFELFEDATRENVKYLEVRFAPLLHTLKGLDVEEVIQSVIEGMREAERCYEIKGNIILSCMRTMSVESAFEVVEKGKKFLGKGVVAIDLCASEEEGFCERFIDPIALAKQYGYRVTIHAGETGIGKNVLEAVELLGAERIGHGVFIKECAEAYKIVKERQVVLEMCPTSNVQTKAVQHYSEHPIYQFHKDGIKVTINTDNRTVSDTTMAKEIQFVDKEFILSEEDYRQIYVNSVEASFADPETKEWCMAQY; this is encoded by the coding sequence ATGAACTTTTTAGCATTGCCAAAAATTGAACTTCACTGTCATTTGGATGGCAGCCTTAGGGGCGAAACGATTATCGATATTGCTCAGAAGGATGGTATTCCGTTACCCACTTTTGATAAGGATGAACTGCAAAAGGAACTGATTGCTCCGTTAGAATGTGAATCCCTTGATGAGTATTTAAAAAGATTTTCTCTTCCTAATTTGGTCATGCAGTCCAAGGAGAACTTAAGAAGAATTACTTTTGAGCTATTTGAGGATGCAACAAGGGAAAATGTGAAATATTTAGAAGTCAGATTTGCCCCGTTACTTCACACATTAAAAGGTCTTGATGTAGAAGAAGTTATTCAATCGGTTATAGAGGGGATGAGGGAAGCTGAACGCTGTTACGAAATAAAGGGAAATATCATCCTGTCTTGCATGAGGACGATGTCCGTAGAAAGCGCATTTGAGGTGGTTGAAAAGGGTAAAAAGTTCCTTGGAAAAGGTGTAGTAGCAATTGACCTATGTGCATCAGAAGAAGAAGGTTTTTGTGAAAGATTCATAGATCCAATCGCATTAGCCAAACAATATGGCTACAGGGTCACGATTCATGCCGGTGAAACGGGAATTGGTAAAAATGTTCTAGAAGCTGTTGAACTGTTGGGTGCTGAAAGAATAGGACACGGCGTATTTATTAAAGAATGCGCTGAGGCTTATAAGATCGTGAAAGAAAGACAGGTAGTGCTTGAAATGTGTCCAACAAGTAATGTCCAAACGAAAGCTGTTCAACATTATTCTGAACATCCGATTTATCAGTTTCATAAAGATGGAATTAAAGTGACAATAAATACGGATAACAGAACAGTATCAGATACTACAATGGCAAAAGAAATTCAATTCGTTGACAAAGAATTTATTCTAAGCGAAGAAGATTACCGGCAGATTTATGTAAATAGTGTAGAAGCATCCTTTGCCGACCCAGAAACGAAAGAATGGTGCATGGCACAATATTAA
- a CDS encoding stalk domain-containing protein, with translation MKLQKAILLTASILLASSGAPSAFAETAQTESASLAVPNATITVLYLNSNRIQSNGTMQTLSSSTIVKKGVTYVSLRSLAGFLNYKITYDATTKIVSAATDSIEARYRVHTKTFDVNGSQKTMSGEAYEDKGVLMVPLTSLTAAFAIPYKLDGDRINLSPVSPNTDSGSSTDTEIPPNEPPTAYFRTDKEQYRIGEPVAIYDESTDDENAITSREWVNNEPVFFEAGIVEIKLTVKDKHGLSSTYTKQIEVTSEVLYSREEYGKRIAPPGSSIAINEMVLSFDALPYTYTTEPYILFRTSGPESVNQEGILYRDTISGPTRLMAHHKNSLNTKARFYLIATNRNDTAVSIQIESAGLAGPSPHPEVTGRMAGARYLQSTLTGNERSNQQIEPGQSVAIFPQLGAAVAAPGDIISMNADLTSDGPIEYTMLMVRADQDPIAAMPSLPNLNPNEAIVRGTFADSTRVFTYDGIIGQKPERLPLTDNARDRFQEGMDGILNTVAINSGNYGVLYKITLNHVSPNTLIAFNPRGGRYFGSARVNQQVVDIKSSGSQQSATVLYRTKDQEEKVEIWLSPASGSNLPFALFFMPISEK, from the coding sequence ATGAAATTGCAAAAAGCCATTCTGCTCACCGCCTCGATTTTGTTAGCCTCTTCTGGAGCACCTTCTGCATTCGCAGAAACCGCTCAGACGGAGTCTGCATCGCTGGCAGTTCCAAATGCAACCATCACCGTACTCTATCTTAACAGCAACCGGATCCAGAGTAACGGAACCATGCAAACCTTAAGCAGCTCTACGATCGTGAAGAAAGGCGTAACGTATGTAAGTCTCCGTTCTCTCGCCGGCTTCTTGAATTATAAGATCACCTACGATGCCACCACCAAAATCGTAAGCGCAGCCACAGACAGTATTGAGGCCCGGTACCGGGTACATACGAAGACATTCGATGTCAACGGAAGCCAGAAAACGATGAGCGGCGAGGCCTACGAAGACAAAGGCGTCCTGATGGTCCCGCTCACCTCGCTGACAGCCGCCTTTGCGATCCCTTATAAGCTCGACGGAGATCGAATCAACCTGTCCCCCGTTAGCCCGAATACGGACTCAGGTTCCAGTACCGATACGGAAATACCGCCGAACGAACCTCCAACAGCTTATTTTCGAACAGATAAGGAACAGTATCGGATCGGTGAACCAGTAGCGATCTATGACGAGAGTACCGATGACGAGAACGCGATTACTAGCCGGGAATGGGTGAACAACGAACCTGTCTTTTTCGAAGCCGGCATAGTCGAAATCAAGCTCACGGTGAAAGACAAGCACGGGCTGTCCTCGACCTATACCAAGCAGATTGAGGTGACATCCGAGGTATTGTACAGCAGGGAAGAATACGGTAAGCGCATCGCTCCACCAGGCAGTTCGATCGCTATTAATGAGATGGTGTTATCTTTTGATGCACTGCCGTATACTTACACGACCGAGCCCTATATTTTATTCCGCACCAGCGGACCTGAATCCGTCAATCAGGAAGGCATTCTGTATCGGGACACCATTTCCGGACCGACCCGCCTGATGGCTCATCACAAAAACAGCTTGAATACCAAGGCGCGATTTTACTTGATTGCCACCAATCGGAATGACACGGCCGTCTCGATCCAGATTGAAAGTGCAGGCTTAGCAGGTCCGTCTCCACATCCTGAAGTGACTGGACGGATGGCTGGCGCAAGGTATTTGCAGTCTACCCTAACCGGTAATGAACGGTCGAACCAACAAATTGAACCAGGTCAGAGCGTGGCGATCTTCCCTCAACTGGGAGCTGCTGTTGCTGCTCCTGGAGATATTATATCGATGAACGCCGATCTGACGAGCGATGGGCCGATCGAATACACCATGTTGATGGTCCGGGCGGATCAAGACCCCATCGCGGCTATGCCCTCCCTGCCTAATTTGAACCCGAACGAGGCGATCGTCCGCGGAACGTTTGCAGATTCAACCCGAGTGTTCACCTATGATGGGATCATTGGACAAAAGCCGGAACGTCTGCCGCTCACCGATAACGCAAGAGATCGTTTTCAGGAGGGGATGGACGGGATCCTTAACACCGTTGCTATTAATTCAGGCAATTACGGCGTGCTCTACAAAATCACTTTGAATCACGTCTCGCCAAATACGCTGATCGCCTTTAACCCTCGAGGCGGAAGATACTTTGGTTCAGCAAGGGTCAACCAGCAAGTCGTCGATATTAAGTCTAGCGGATCCCAGCAAAGTGCCACGGTGTTGTACCGTACCAAAGACCAGGAGGAGAAAGTCGAAATCTGGCTATCCCCTGCCTCCGGCAGCAATTTGCCGTTTGCCCTATTTTTTATGCCCATCTCTGAGAAATAA
- a CDS encoding EamA family transporter: MLNIILLVAGQIAWKIGLQQAGGIHFGNLFSVLFSPLILLGIALYALATGLWLVVLSRLPLSLAYPLQSLAYAIGIFAAWYVFGESVPLNRWIGAAVIVLGAAIIAAK, from the coding sequence ATGCTCAATATCATTCTCCTTGTTGCGGGGCAGATCGCTTGGAAAATCGGCCTGCAGCAAGCTGGGGGCATCCACTTCGGAAATCTCTTTTCGGTCTTGTTCTCGCCATTGATCCTGCTCGGAATTGCGCTTTACGCCTTGGCCACGGGACTGTGGCTTGTCGTGCTGTCCCGTCTGCCTTTGAGTCTGGCCTATCCTTTACAAAGTCTGGCTTATGCGATCGGCATTTTTGCCGCCTGGTATGTCTTCGGCGAGAGCGTACCGCTGAACCGCTGGATCGGGGCCGCCGTCATCGTTCTGGGCGCGGCCATTATTGCCGCCAAATGA
- a CDS encoding DUF2304 domain-containing protein, with translation MNLNIYLISFCISLAFAGTILVLIRKRKLREQYALLWLLMSTVMMVLSLFPSLLDIVAQWIHIYYPPSLLYFLCVVAVLFILLHLTMAVSSLTHRVIILTQTLGLQEQRIKELEALSVQPAQAPSHVQMTEVIR, from the coding sequence ATGAATCTTAATATTTACCTTATTAGTTTTTGCATCAGCCTGGCGTTCGCTGGCACGATTCTAGTATTAATTCGGAAGCGCAAACTGCGAGAGCAATATGCGCTTCTCTGGCTGCTGATGAGCACGGTCATGATGGTGCTGTCTCTATTCCCGTCCTTGCTCGACATCGTTGCGCAGTGGATTCATATCTATTATCCGCCATCCTTGCTGTATTTTCTCTGCGTGGTGGCCGTGCTGTTCATTCTGCTCCATCTGACGATGGCCGTCTCCTCCCTTACGCACCGGGTTATTATTCTGACCCAGACGCTGGGGCTTCAGGAGCAGCGGATCAAAGAGCTCGAGGCCCTGTCTGTTCAACCGGCGCAGGCTCCCTCTCACGTCCAGATGACAGAGGTGATTCGTTGA
- a CDS encoding glycosyltransferase family 2 protein, whose translation MSNQAETHNQSLKVLVIVPAYNEAEGIAQVIDQLRRETPYADVLVINDGSSDATSTIARAAGVNVIDLTCNLGIGGAVQTGYRYAAEHHYDYAVQIDGDGQHSPSDLGRLLFAMFDTNADMVIGSRFITKEGFQSTFARKMGIGILSTLLTRLTGRTVTDPTSGYRLCGRRAISLFAREYPTDYPEVEALMLLYNRELSFAEIPVVMHERQGGVSSISSLKSVYYMSKVILSVLLMKTMKRKAWENRYES comes from the coding sequence ATGTCGAACCAAGCTGAAACTCATAATCAATCTCTTAAGGTGCTCGTCATCGTACCTGCCTATAACGAAGCCGAGGGCATCGCACAGGTCATCGACCAGCTTCGCCGGGAAACGCCTTACGCAGACGTTCTTGTCATCAACGACGGGTCCAGCGACGCGACCAGCACAATTGCTAGGGCCGCCGGGGTCAACGTCATCGACCTCACCTGCAATTTGGGTATCGGCGGTGCCGTTCAGACCGGATACCGCTATGCAGCGGAGCATCATTACGATTATGCTGTGCAAATTGATGGCGACGGACAACATAGCCCGTCCGATCTGGGCCGGCTTCTGTTCGCCATGTTCGATACCAATGCCGACATGGTGATCGGCTCCCGGTTTATCACGAAGGAAGGCTTTCAGTCCACCTTTGCCCGCAAAATGGGGATCGGTATCCTGTCGACCCTCCTGACCCGATTGACCGGAAGGACTGTAACGGATCCTACTTCGGGCTACCGTCTGTGCGGAAGACGAGCCATCTCCCTCTTCGCCCGGGAGTACCCGACCGATTATCCCGAAGTGGAGGCACTGATGCTGCTCTATAACCGGGAGCTGTCCTTTGCCGAAATCCCGGTCGTCATGCATGAGCGCCAGGGCGGCGTGTCGAGCATATCGTCGCTTAAATCGGTGTACTACATGTCCAAGGTCATCCTGTCCGTCCTGCTCATGAAGACGATGAAAAGGAAAGCGTGGGAAAATCGCTATGAATCTTAA
- a CDS encoding ArnT family glycosyltransferase yields MYTRSSRRSKASPTYKKTLLVLLILLIFTLATYLRLDFLVSVNHHVSHDTKNYDVMVRQLLEKGIYAYKDTEPNAQVTPGYPLFMAAVYKLVDYQNHDPFPHIRYIQFILSLVTLWLTYTITRKLAGTKAAIIVLLICSVYPPFVWSNGAILTETLACFFLMLYIRLQLAAFENKTRTLALLSGSIMGLLVLTRPEFLILIVPVYIFHFLWKKEHRITLKLLLFTCIGTAIVLSPWVIRNIVSLHEVVVASTQVNPFAAGTYPDKNYEDGLVDRHGKTQMEVAKERLKIGFTQHTWEFVKWYTVGKLKYIYSNMYFGSGHGPLYRVLPSPLGSLLHVALVWFCPIAFIAALRRWKQPLTLLMLIVVVMTVTRLAFVPEYRYNYTVMPLIIMMDAVIAAAILRSIWMKLTPSSTRSQKGDVSHVEPS; encoded by the coding sequence ATGTACACAAGGAGCTCAAGAAGGTCCAAGGCTTCACCCACTTATAAAAAAACGCTGCTCGTCCTATTGATCTTACTCATCTTCACGCTGGCAACGTATTTGCGGCTCGATTTCCTGGTCTCAGTGAACCACCATGTCTCACACGACACCAAAAACTACGACGTGATGGTCCGACAACTGCTGGAAAAAGGGATTTACGCTTATAAAGACACCGAGCCGAATGCTCAGGTTACCCCGGGATACCCTCTGTTCATGGCAGCGGTGTACAAACTGGTCGATTATCAGAACCATGACCCGTTCCCACACATCCGATATATCCAGTTCATCCTGAGTCTGGTCACGCTATGGCTGACGTACACGATCACGCGCAAGCTAGCCGGAACGAAGGCAGCCATCATCGTACTGCTGATCTGCAGCGTATATCCGCCTTTTGTCTGGAGCAACGGAGCCATTCTCACGGAGACGCTGGCTTGCTTCTTCCTAATGCTCTATATTCGCTTGCAATTGGCGGCCTTTGAGAACAAGACACGGACGCTCGCTCTCCTTAGCGGAAGCATCATGGGTCTGTTGGTACTGACCCGGCCAGAGTTTCTGATCTTAATTGTACCGGTGTACATATTTCATTTTCTCTGGAAAAAAGAACATCGTATCACGCTAAAGCTGCTGCTATTCACCTGCATCGGAACCGCCATTGTCCTCTCGCCATGGGTGATTCGTAATATCGTCTCCCTGCATGAGGTGGTTGTCGCTTCGACTCAGGTGAATCCTTTTGCGGCTGGCACCTACCCGGACAAAAACTACGAAGACGGCCTAGTGGACCGCCATGGCAAAACCCAGATGGAAGTCGCCAAAGAGCGGCTGAAAATCGGTTTTACGCAGCATACCTGGGAATTTGTGAAGTGGTACACCGTCGGAAAGCTCAAGTACATTTATTCCAATATGTACTTCGGCAGCGGCCACGGCCCGCTATACCGCGTGCTTCCGAGTCCGCTGGGCAGCCTGCTGCATGTGGCGCTTGTCTGGTTCTGCCCGATTGCCTTCATCGCAGCGTTACGAAGATGGAAGCAGCCTTTGACGCTGCTCATGCTGATCGTCGTCGTCATGACGGTCACCCGTCTGGCATTCGTGCCTGAGTACCGCTACAACTATACCGTTATGCCGCTGATTATCATGATGGATGCGGTGATCGCTGCGGCGATCCTCCGCTCCATATGGATGAAATTAACCCCATCATCAACCCGCTCACAGAAAGGAGACGTTTCTCATGTCGAACCAAGCTGA
- a CDS encoding sensor histidine kinase codes for MKTKISIGIRWKFLAVIVACFGLTLLFVLLGRLLVTYLINYPPYNRPLIWVINHIGSQPTAVVLGLSFFVLLYVYATRPFVRNAKELGAVLEDMASGRLHASTDVKTTDELGTIAENINSLSEQIHSYLEEIHYGLTEIAKGHFDYQIPVRENHELGRIADNINAMSEQLDRSIQEERNAEKTKNDLITGVSHDLRTPLTTILGFLEIIDKDRYTDEVELRYYMNIAYEKSLTLKKLVDDLFEYTRINNGMPLHLEELDVGGFFKQLAEEFVPSLEKAGMTLQIHAPEQPVTIRADGDHLVRAYENLISNAIKYGTSGKYIDLYIVQENGHVSARICNYGEPIPKQDLPFIFDRFYRVEKSRSKSTGGTGLGLAITKSIIEVHGGQISVESSTKQTVFETRFPAAVPSPLN; via the coding sequence ATGAAGACCAAGATATCCATCGGCATACGCTGGAAGTTCCTTGCAGTCATCGTCGCTTGTTTCGGACTTACGCTGCTGTTCGTCCTGCTCGGCAGGCTCCTCGTTACCTATTTGATTAATTATCCCCCTTATAACCGGCCCCTCATATGGGTGATCAACCATATCGGTTCCCAGCCCACGGCCGTGGTATTAGGCTTAAGCTTTTTTGTGCTTCTCTACGTATACGCCACTCGGCCGTTCGTACGGAATGCCAAGGAACTTGGCGCTGTTCTGGAGGATATGGCGAGCGGCAGGCTTCACGCTTCCACGGATGTAAAAACAACCGATGAACTTGGTACGATCGCTGAGAATATCAACAGCTTGTCCGAACAGATACACTCGTATCTTGAAGAAATCCATTACGGGTTAACCGAAATCGCCAAGGGACATTTCGATTATCAAATCCCGGTCAGGGAGAACCATGAGCTCGGCCGGATTGCGGACAACATCAACGCGATGAGCGAACAGCTCGACCGTTCCATTCAAGAAGAACGTAATGCCGAGAAGACGAAAAACGACTTGATTACAGGCGTTTCCCATGATCTGCGGACCCCCCTCACCACCATTCTTGGTTTCCTGGAGATCATCGATAAGGATCGTTATACCGATGAGGTGGAGTTACGCTATTACATGAATATCGCTTATGAAAAATCACTCACTCTTAAAAAGCTCGTCGACGATCTCTTCGAGTACACCCGTATCAACAACGGCATGCCCCTTCATCTGGAAGAGCTTGATGTGGGCGGGTTCTTCAAACAGCTGGCCGAAGAATTCGTTCCCAGCTTGGAGAAGGCGGGCATGACACTTCAAATTCACGCTCCGGAACAGCCTGTGACGATACGAGCCGATGGGGATCACTTGGTGCGTGCATATGAAAATCTAATTTCCAATGCGATTAAATACGGAACCAGCGGCAAGTATATCGACTTATATATTGTTCAGGAGAACGGGCACGTCAGCGCGCGCATCTGCAACTACGGAGAACCGATTCCGAAACAGGACCTTCCGTTTATATTCGATCGCTTCTACCGCGTCGAAAAATCCCGTTCCAAATCGACCGGCGGCACGGGGCTCGGACTGGCGATCACCAAGAGTATTATCGAGGTGCACGGAGGTCAAATCTCCGTAGAGAGCTCTACCAAACAAACGGTATTTGAAACCCGGTTTCCCGCTGCAGTCCCGTCGCCATTAAATTGA
- a CDS encoding response regulator transcription factor, protein MSREAILLVDDEKEIIKLIEIYLKNEGYVLYKAANGLEALDVLRSNPVDLIILDVMMPKMDGIEACMKIREENNTPIIMLSAKSQDIDKISGLSIGADDYVTKPFNPLELVARVKSQIRRYKLLNYRSKPAENEIIIDDLVINTATHTVTVDDQEVKLTPREFDILKLLAFNQGIVLSMDKIYEEVWNEPFMESKNTVMVHIRKLREKIEKDSQHPDFIKTVWGIGYKMKSTKEV, encoded by the coding sequence ATGTCCAGAGAAGCCATTCTTCTCGTTGATGATGAGAAAGAAATCATTAAACTGATCGAAATTTATCTAAAAAATGAAGGATACGTTCTATATAAAGCGGCGAACGGCCTGGAAGCCTTGGACGTCCTGCGCAGCAATCCAGTGGATCTGATCATTCTCGATGTCATGATGCCCAAAATGGACGGGATTGAGGCGTGCATGAAAATCCGCGAGGAGAACAATACCCCGATCATTATGCTATCGGCGAAAAGCCAGGATATCGACAAAATTTCTGGCCTCAGCATCGGTGCTGACGACTATGTCACCAAGCCGTTCAATCCGCTGGAGCTGGTCGCCCGGGTCAAATCCCAAATTCGCCGGTACAAGCTGTTAAACTACCGCAGCAAGCCCGCAGAAAATGAAATCATCATCGACGACTTGGTAATAAACACCGCCACGCATACCGTAACGGTAGATGATCAAGAGGTGAAGCTGACGCCCCGTGAGTTTGATATTTTGAAACTGCTCGCCTTTAATCAAGGAATCGTGCTCAGCATGGACAAAATTTATGAGGAAGTATGGAACGAGCCATTCATGGAATCGAAAAACACGGTCATGGTCCATATTCGCAAACTCCGTGAAAAAATCGAGAAGGATTCCCAGCACCCCGATTTCATAAAAACCGTCTGGGGCATCGGCTATAAAATGAAATCGACGAAGGAGGTGTAG
- a CDS encoding DUF6903 family protein, producing the protein MSDSFINSLRKVFMLIIFIAAIAFVVIGQKNIGASGLGLMLLGLAMLIGLLWIYNRKYK; encoded by the coding sequence ATGAGCGATTCATTCATAAACTCGTTACGCAAAGTGTTCATGTTGATCATTTTTATTGCCGCAATCGCGTTCGTCGTCATCGGTCAGAAAAATATCGGCGCTTCCGGGCTTGGACTCATGCTCTTAGGACTCGCGATGTTGATTGGCCTACTGTGGATCTATAATCGCAAATACAAATAA
- a CDS encoding carbohydrate ABC transporter permease, with amino-acid sequence MKTDNHTRKTGGKFYKAFIYLLLITLAILIIVPVAWVFIASIKQDAEFYGNPWTFPEGIYLTNFADAWQKAQMGSYMLNSVIVTVIALGLLLVIALPAAYVLSRFKFKGNAFWNMLFMAGLFINVNYIVVPIFLMLNNGDKAMRSIIGHPFFLNNLFMLALVYAAMALPFTIYLLSGYFKSLPKEYEEAASVDGAGYFRTMVQIIMPMAKPSIVTVILFNFLSFWNEYIISMTLLTKPGLRTLPVGLMNLMAAQKSAVQYGQMYAGLVLVMLPTLILYILVQKKLTQGMTMGGLKG; translated from the coding sequence ATGAAGACAGACAACCATACACGGAAGACGGGAGGCAAGTTCTATAAAGCCTTCATCTACTTGCTGCTGATTACACTTGCGATCCTCATTATCGTCCCGGTAGCTTGGGTATTCATTGCCTCGATTAAACAAGATGCTGAATTTTACGGCAATCCATGGACATTTCCAGAAGGGATCTATCTGACCAACTTTGCGGATGCATGGCAAAAAGCACAAATGGGCAGCTACATGCTCAACTCCGTTATCGTCACGGTAATCGCGCTTGGTCTGCTTCTCGTCATTGCCTTGCCGGCAGCCTATGTTCTATCAAGGTTCAAATTTAAAGGGAATGCTTTCTGGAACATGCTGTTCATGGCTGGATTGTTCATTAATGTGAACTATATTGTCGTACCGATCTTTCTCATGCTCAACAACGGAGATAAAGCGATGCGCAGCATCATCGGACATCCTTTTTTCCTGAATAATTTGTTTATGCTGGCGTTGGTGTACGCCGCGATGGCGCTGCCGTTCACCATCTACCTTCTGTCGGGATATTTCAAGTCGTTGCCTAAGGAATACGAAGAAGCGGCTTCGGTAGACGGTGCCGGCTATTTCCGAACGATGGTGCAAATCATTATGCCGATGGCTAAACCGAGCATTGTAACCGTAATCTTGTTCAATTTCCTTTCCTTCTGGAACGAATATATCATTTCCATGACGCTATTGACCAAGCCGGGACTGAGAACTCTGCCCGTCGGCCTCATGAATCTGATGGCAGCGCAAAAATCTGCTGTCCAGTATGGCCAGATGTATGCAGGCCTCGTACTTGTCATGCTGCCAACCCTTATTCTTTATATTCTCGTACAAAAGAAGCTTACCCAAGGCATGACCATGGGCGGGCTGAAAGGTTAA